The proteins below are encoded in one region of Helicoverpa armigera isolate CAAS_96S chromosome 11, ASM3070526v1, whole genome shotgun sequence:
- the Src64b gene encoding tyrosine-protein kinase Src64B isoform X1: MGNKCCSRRHDPDRPLVYPAYKNEAGFTACPSSLETRYTGEPNTRVLSRPPADIVRTRNPGKCITNGGRRVVKALCAYTARADSDISFRKGDRMEVLSDAEPDWWRVLHLTTRREGLVPVNFVAEESSVECEEPSSCCSWFFPHVSRKEADKLLLAESNPRGTFLVRPAEHNPHGFSLSVKDWEEGRGYHVKHYKIKPLDNGGFYIATNQTFPSLPALVMSYTKNALGLCHVLARPCPKPEPQMWDLGPELRDKWEIPRSEIQLIRKLGQGNFGEVYYGKWRNNIEVAVKTLREGTMSTQAFLQEAAIMKKFRHKRLVALYAVCSTQEPVYIVQEYMSKGSLLEFLRNGEGKFLQFEDLVYVAAQVASGMEYLESKMLIHRDLAARNVLIGENNVAKICDFGLARVIEDNEYCPKQGSRFPVKWTAPEAIIYGRFSIKSDVWSYGILLMELFTYGQIPYPGLHGKDVIEQVERGYRMPKPVGHYLPDDIYRLMLQCWDAIPEKRPTFEFLNHYFESFTVTSEIPYREVQD; this comes from the exons ATGGGTAACAAGTGTTGCAGCCGCCGCCATGACCCAGATAGGCCTTTGG TATATCCGGCGTACAAGAACGAGGCGGGGTTCACAGCATGTCCGTCATCGTTGGAGACGCGGTACACAGGTGAACCCAACACGCGAGTACTGTCGCGCCCTCCTGCGGATATCGTGCGCACGCGGAATCCTGGCAAAT GTATAACAAACGGCGGTCGTCGCGTGGTAAAAGCACTATGTGCCTACACAGCCCGCGCAGACTCAGACATTTCATTCCGCAAGGGAGACCGCATGGAAGTCCTGAGCGACGCCGAACCAGACTGGTGGAGGGTCCTACATCTTACTACTAGGAGAGAAGGACTTGTACCAGTCAATTTCGTGGCCGAAGAAAGCTCTGTGGAATGTGAAGA GCCGTCATCATGTTGCAGTTGGTTCTTCCCTCACGTCTCAAGAAAAGAGGCTGACAAGCTCCTGTTGGCTGAAAGCAATCCTCGAGGGACGTTCCTCGTGAGGCCAGCAGAACACAATCCTCATGGGTTCAGCCTCAGCGTCAAAGACTGGGAGGAGGGAAGAGGGTACCATGTCAAACATTACAAGATTAAGCCGCTGGATAATGGAGGGTTTTATATTGCGACCAATCAGACCTTCCCGAGCTTGCCGGCCCTTGTTATGTCATATACGA AAAACGCGCTAGGTCTATGCCACGTGCTCGCCCGGCCGTGTCCCAAGCCAGAGCCTCAGATGTGGGACCTTGGCCCCGAACTAAGGGACAAGTGGGAAATACCGAGGTCCGAAATACAACTTATAAGAAAGCTGGGACAGGGCAACTTTGGAGAAGTCTATTATGGGAAATGGCGTAATAATATTGAg GTCGCCGTAAAAACGCTAAGAGAAGGCACAATGTCGACGCAAGCCTTCTTACAAGAGGCGGCCATTATGAAGAAGTTCCGACACAAACGCCTGGTAGCACTATACGCCGTCTGCTCAACACAGGAACCAGTCTACATCGTCCAAGAGTACATGAGCAAGGGTTCCTTACTCGAGTTCCTCAGAAACGGAGAGGGCAAGTTCCTACAGTTCGAGGACCTCGTGTACGTCGCCGCGCAAGTCGCGTCCGGCATGGAGTACTTAGAATCCAAAATGTTGATACACAGAGACTTAGCCGCTAGGAACGTGTTAATAGGTGAAAATAACGTAGCAAAAATATGTGACTTTGGACTCGCTAGGGTCATTGAAGACAACGAATATTGCCCCAAACAAGGCTCCCGCTTCCCTGTGAAGTGGACGGCGCCAGAAGCTATAATTTACGGACGATTCTCAATTAAGAGCGATGTCTGGTCGTACGGTATTCTGTTAATGGAACTGTTCACGTATGGCCAGATACCGTATCCAGGGCTCCATGGCAAGGATGTGATAGAGCAAGTGGAGCGAGGCTACAGAATGCCCAAGCCGGTCGGCCACTACCTCCCAGACGATATCTATAGACTGATGCTACAATGTTGGGACGCCATTCCCGAAAAACGGCCCACGTTCGAATTCCTAAACCACTACTTCGAATCGTTCACAGTGACCAGTGAGATACCGTACAGAGAAGTGCAAGACTAG
- the Src64b gene encoding tyrosine-protein kinase Src64B isoform X3: protein MGNKCCSRRHDPDRPLVYPAYKNEAGFTACPSSLETRYTGEPNTRVLSRPPADIVRTRNPGKCITNGGRRVVKALCAYTARADSDISFRKGDRMEVLSDAEPDWWRVLHLTTRREGLVPVNFVAEESSVECEDWFFPHVSRKEADKLLLAESNPRGTFLVRPAEHNPHGFSLSVKDWEEGRGYHVKHYKIKPLDNGGFYIATNQTFPSLPALVMSYTKNALGLCHVLARPCPKPEPQMWDLGPELRDKWEIPRSEIQLIRKLGQGNFGEVYYGKWRNNIEVAVKTLREGTMSTQAFLQEAAIMKKFRHKRLVALYAVCSTQEPVYIVQEYMSKGSLLEFLRNGEGKFLQFEDLVYVAAQVASGMEYLESKMLIHRDLAARNVLIGENNVAKICDFGLARVIEDNEYCPKQGSRFPVKWTAPEAIIYGRFSIKSDVWSYGILLMELFTYGQIPYPGLHGKDVIEQVERGYRMPKPVGHYLPDDIYRLMLQCWDAIPEKRPTFEFLNHYFESFTVTSEIPYREVQD, encoded by the exons ATGGGTAACAAGTGTTGCAGCCGCCGCCATGACCCAGATAGGCCTTTGG TATATCCGGCGTACAAGAACGAGGCGGGGTTCACAGCATGTCCGTCATCGTTGGAGACGCGGTACACAGGTGAACCCAACACGCGAGTACTGTCGCGCCCTCCTGCGGATATCGTGCGCACGCGGAATCCTGGCAAAT GTATAACAAACGGCGGTCGTCGCGTGGTAAAAGCACTATGTGCCTACACAGCCCGCGCAGACTCAGACATTTCATTCCGCAAGGGAGACCGCATGGAAGTCCTGAGCGACGCCGAACCAGACTGGTGGAGGGTCCTACATCTTACTACTAGGAGAGAAGGACTTGTACCAGTCAATTTCGTGGCCGAAGAAAGCTCTGTGGAATGTGAAGA TTGGTTCTTCCCTCACGTCTCAAGAAAAGAGGCTGACAAGCTCCTGTTGGCTGAAAGCAATCCTCGAGGGACGTTCCTCGTGAGGCCAGCAGAACACAATCCTCATGGGTTCAGCCTCAGCGTCAAAGACTGGGAGGAGGGAAGAGGGTACCATGTCAAACATTACAAGATTAAGCCGCTGGATAATGGAGGGTTTTATATTGCGACCAATCAGACCTTCCCGAGCTTGCCGGCCCTTGTTATGTCATATACGA AAAACGCGCTAGGTCTATGCCACGTGCTCGCCCGGCCGTGTCCCAAGCCAGAGCCTCAGATGTGGGACCTTGGCCCCGAACTAAGGGACAAGTGGGAAATACCGAGGTCCGAAATACAACTTATAAGAAAGCTGGGACAGGGCAACTTTGGAGAAGTCTATTATGGGAAATGGCGTAATAATATTGAg GTCGCCGTAAAAACGCTAAGAGAAGGCACAATGTCGACGCAAGCCTTCTTACAAGAGGCGGCCATTATGAAGAAGTTCCGACACAAACGCCTGGTAGCACTATACGCCGTCTGCTCAACACAGGAACCAGTCTACATCGTCCAAGAGTACATGAGCAAGGGTTCCTTACTCGAGTTCCTCAGAAACGGAGAGGGCAAGTTCCTACAGTTCGAGGACCTCGTGTACGTCGCCGCGCAAGTCGCGTCCGGCATGGAGTACTTAGAATCCAAAATGTTGATACACAGAGACTTAGCCGCTAGGAACGTGTTAATAGGTGAAAATAACGTAGCAAAAATATGTGACTTTGGACTCGCTAGGGTCATTGAAGACAACGAATATTGCCCCAAACAAGGCTCCCGCTTCCCTGTGAAGTGGACGGCGCCAGAAGCTATAATTTACGGACGATTCTCAATTAAGAGCGATGTCTGGTCGTACGGTATTCTGTTAATGGAACTGTTCACGTATGGCCAGATACCGTATCCAGGGCTCCATGGCAAGGATGTGATAGAGCAAGTGGAGCGAGGCTACAGAATGCCCAAGCCGGTCGGCCACTACCTCCCAGACGATATCTATAGACTGATGCTACAATGTTGGGACGCCATTCCCGAAAAACGGCCCACGTTCGAATTCCTAAACCACTACTTCGAATCGTTCACAGTGACCAGTGAGATACCGTACAGAGAAGTGCAAGACTAG
- the Src64b gene encoding tyrosine-protein kinase Src64B isoform X2: protein MGNKCCSRRHDPDRPLVYPAYKNEAGFTACPSSLETRYTGEPNTRVLSRPPADIVRTRNPGKCITNGGRRVVKALCAYTARADSDISFRKGDRMEVLSDAEPDWWRVLHLTTRREGLVPVNFVAEESSVECEEPSSCCSWFFPHVSRKEADKLLLAESNPRGTFLVRPAEHNPHGFSLSVKDWEEGRGYHVKHYKIKPLDNGGFYIATNQTFPSLPALVMSYTSLCHVLARPCPKPEPQMWDLGPELRDKWEIPRSEIQLIRKLGQGNFGEVYYGKWRNNIEVAVKTLREGTMSTQAFLQEAAIMKKFRHKRLVALYAVCSTQEPVYIVQEYMSKGSLLEFLRNGEGKFLQFEDLVYVAAQVASGMEYLESKMLIHRDLAARNVLIGENNVAKICDFGLARVIEDNEYCPKQGSRFPVKWTAPEAIIYGRFSIKSDVWSYGILLMELFTYGQIPYPGLHGKDVIEQVERGYRMPKPVGHYLPDDIYRLMLQCWDAIPEKRPTFEFLNHYFESFTVTSEIPYREVQD, encoded by the exons ATGGGTAACAAGTGTTGCAGCCGCCGCCATGACCCAGATAGGCCTTTGG TATATCCGGCGTACAAGAACGAGGCGGGGTTCACAGCATGTCCGTCATCGTTGGAGACGCGGTACACAGGTGAACCCAACACGCGAGTACTGTCGCGCCCTCCTGCGGATATCGTGCGCACGCGGAATCCTGGCAAAT GTATAACAAACGGCGGTCGTCGCGTGGTAAAAGCACTATGTGCCTACACAGCCCGCGCAGACTCAGACATTTCATTCCGCAAGGGAGACCGCATGGAAGTCCTGAGCGACGCCGAACCAGACTGGTGGAGGGTCCTACATCTTACTACTAGGAGAGAAGGACTTGTACCAGTCAATTTCGTGGCCGAAGAAAGCTCTGTGGAATGTGAAGA GCCGTCATCATGTTGCAGTTGGTTCTTCCCTCACGTCTCAAGAAAAGAGGCTGACAAGCTCCTGTTGGCTGAAAGCAATCCTCGAGGGACGTTCCTCGTGAGGCCAGCAGAACACAATCCTCATGGGTTCAGCCTCAGCGTCAAAGACTGGGAGGAGGGAAGAGGGTACCATGTCAAACATTACAAGATTAAGCCGCTGGATAATGGAGGGTTTTATATTGCGACCAATCAGACCTTCCCGAGCTTGCCGGCCCTTGTTATGTCATATACGA GTCTATGCCACGTGCTCGCCCGGCCGTGTCCCAAGCCAGAGCCTCAGATGTGGGACCTTGGCCCCGAACTAAGGGACAAGTGGGAAATACCGAGGTCCGAAATACAACTTATAAGAAAGCTGGGACAGGGCAACTTTGGAGAAGTCTATTATGGGAAATGGCGTAATAATATTGAg GTCGCCGTAAAAACGCTAAGAGAAGGCACAATGTCGACGCAAGCCTTCTTACAAGAGGCGGCCATTATGAAGAAGTTCCGACACAAACGCCTGGTAGCACTATACGCCGTCTGCTCAACACAGGAACCAGTCTACATCGTCCAAGAGTACATGAGCAAGGGTTCCTTACTCGAGTTCCTCAGAAACGGAGAGGGCAAGTTCCTACAGTTCGAGGACCTCGTGTACGTCGCCGCGCAAGTCGCGTCCGGCATGGAGTACTTAGAATCCAAAATGTTGATACACAGAGACTTAGCCGCTAGGAACGTGTTAATAGGTGAAAATAACGTAGCAAAAATATGTGACTTTGGACTCGCTAGGGTCATTGAAGACAACGAATATTGCCCCAAACAAGGCTCCCGCTTCCCTGTGAAGTGGACGGCGCCAGAAGCTATAATTTACGGACGATTCTCAATTAAGAGCGATGTCTGGTCGTACGGTATTCTGTTAATGGAACTGTTCACGTATGGCCAGATACCGTATCCAGGGCTCCATGGCAAGGATGTGATAGAGCAAGTGGAGCGAGGCTACAGAATGCCCAAGCCGGTCGGCCACTACCTCCCAGACGATATCTATAGACTGATGCTACAATGTTGGGACGCCATTCCCGAAAAACGGCCCACGTTCGAATTCCTAAACCACTACTTCGAATCGTTCACAGTGACCAGTGAGATACCGTACAGAGAAGTGCAAGACTAG